In Jaculus jaculus isolate mJacJac1 chromosome 4, mJacJac1.mat.Y.cur, whole genome shotgun sequence, a single genomic region encodes these proteins:
- the Cd200r1 gene encoding cell surface glycoprotein CD200 receptor 1: protein MLCPWRTSDPALFLMWLLFSVLDYRSTCMNEKQTIQNTSLPLAEVNTTVMLQRGKEAVLCCPLVSLAEVVLVTWKILRRGKPSCVLSYRAETQETNETCTDRRITWVSAPGLRPHLHIGAVTPDLDGHYLCEIATPDGNFQRGHDLQVLVPPAVTLSLEKNATVVCEAATGKPAAQISWTPDGDCDTKNESDVNDTVTVRSTCHWAVHSVSVVTCLVSHLTGNKSLSTELNQADKNLESYVQYIIPPVVILIIMGSLWLLKIIGCRKCKSEKPEATPVVEEDEMQPYASYTEKCNPLYDTGNEVKMPQLSHSEVDRTGLKTSPPTRN from the exons ATTACAGAAGTACTTGTATGAATGAGAAGCAGACAATTCAGAACACATCACTACCTCTTGCAGAAG TTAACACTACAGTAATGTTACAGAGGGGCAAAGAGGCTGTGCTCTGCTGCCCTCTCGTCTCCTTGGCAGAGGTGGTCTTGGTGACATGGAAAATACTCCGCAGAGGCAAGCCTTCCTGCGTCCTGTCCTACAGAGCAGAGACACAGGAGACCAATGAGACCTGCACAGACAGGAGGATAACCTGGGTCTCCGCCCCTGGCCTGAGGCCCCATCTTCACATCGGCGCCGTGACCCCCGATCTTGACGGGCATTACCTGTGTGAAATAGCAACACCCGATGGGAATTTCCAACGTGGACACGACCTCCAAGTGTTAG TGCCCCCTGCAGTAACTCTGTCTCTAGAGAAGAATGCCACTGTAGTGTGTGAGGCGGCTACGGGCAAGCCCGCTGCACAGATCTCCTGGACTCCAGATGGGGACTGTGACACTAAGAATGAATCAGATGTCAATGACACAGTGACCGTCAGGAGCACGTGCCACTGGGCAGTGCACAGTGTGTCTGTTGTGACCTGCCTGGTCTCTCACTTGACTGGCAACAAGAGTCTGTCCACAGAACTGAATCAAG CTGACAAAAACTTGGAATCCTATGTTCAATACATCATCCCACCTGTTGTTATTTTGATCATAATGGGATCCCTATGGCTTCTGAAAATCATTGGCTGCAG aaaatgtaaATCGGAAAAACCAGAAGCTACTCCAGTTGTTGAGGAG GATGAGATGCAGCCTTATGCTAGCTACACAGAAAAATGCAACCCACTCTATGACACTGGAAATGAAGTGAAGATGCCTCAGTTGTCACACAGTGAAGTGGACAGGACAGGCCTGAAAACTTCACCACCTACCAGAAATTAG